In Bradyrhizobium sp. WBOS07, the genomic window CCACCATTTCGACTACGTCAACGTCGATGCGCCGAAGGGCGGCACGTTCTCGCTGATTCCGTCGGTGCGGGCCTATAACCAGTCCTACCAGACCTTCAACTCGCTCAACGCCTTCATCCTGAAGGGCGATGGCGCGCAAGGCATGGACATGACATTCGCACCGCTGATGGTGCGCGCGAGCGACGAGCCTGATGCGATGTATGGGCTCGCCGCCAAATCCGTGCAGATCTCGCCGGACAGGCTGGTCTACCGCTTCACGATCCGGCCGGAGGCGAAATTCCACGACGGCACCAAGCTTACCGCGCACGATGCGGCGTTTTCGCTGATGGCGCTGAAGACCAAGGGGCATCCCCTGATCCTGGTGCAGCTCCGCGACATGGTCGGCGCGGAAGCGGTCGACGATGCAACGCTCGTCGTCACCTTTGCCAAGGGGCGGGCGCGCGACGTGCCGCTCTATGCCGCGAGCCTGCCGATCTTCTCGAAGGCCTATTACGCCTCTCGCCCGTTCGATGAATCGTCTCTGGAGATTCCGCTGGGATCGGGTCCGTACAAGGTGAGCAAGTTCGAGGTCAATCGCTACATCGAGTATGAGCGGGTCAAGGACTGGTGGGCTGCCGATCTGCCGCCCTGCCGCGGCACCTATAATTTCGATGTCGTGCGCTATGAGTTCTATCGCGACCGCGATGTCGCCTTCGAGGGATTCACCGGCAAGAACTATCTCTACCGCGAGGAGTTCACCTCGCGCATCTGGGCGACGCGCTATGATTTTGCCGCCGTCAAGGAGGGCCGCGTCAAGCTCGAGGTCGTGCCCGACGACACGCCGTCCGGCGCGCAGGGCTGGTTCATCAATACTAGGCGCGATAAGTTCAAGGACCCGCGCGTGCGCGAGGCCCTGATCGATGCGTTCGACTTCGAATGGACCAACAAGACCATCATGTACGGCGCCTATGCCCGTACGGTGTCGCCGTTCCAGAACTCCGATCTCATGGCGAGC contains:
- a CDS encoding extracellular solute-binding protein, with the protein product MTQMSRRHVLALGVGGALGASMGAPLRRAGASEAGTEAHGISAFGDLKYPADFHHFDYVNVDAPKGGTFSLIPSVRAYNQSYQTFNSLNAFILKGDGAQGMDMTFAPLMVRASDEPDAMYGLAAKSVQISPDRLVYRFTIRPEAKFHDGTKLTAHDAAFSLMALKTKGHPLILVQLRDMVGAEAVDDATLVVTFAKGRARDVPLYAASLPIFSKAYYASRPFDESSLEIPLGSGPYKVSKFEVNRYIEYERVKDWWAADLPPCRGTYNFDVVRYEFYRDRDVAFEGFTGKNYLYREEFTSRIWATRYDFAAVKEGRVKLEVVPDDTPSGAQGWFINTRRDKFKDPRVREALIDAFDFEWTNKTIMYGAYARTVSPFQNSDLMASNGPPSPEELKLLEPFRGRVPDEVFAAPFAPPVSDGSGQDRALLRKSQQLLNEAGYPIKDGKRMLPSGEVFKIEFLAEEPSLQPHHAPYIKNLATLGIEASLRLVDAVQYRARVEDFDFDMTIQRFSMSATPGDAMRAFFSSQVANTKGSYNLAGVASPAIDAMIEKIMAADSREELTVACRAFDRLFRAGRYWVPQWYNKTHRLAYWDQFGHPPKLPRYANGVGAPDIWWHEPAKAAKLEQAK